A stretch of DNA from Chitinivorax sp. PXF-14:
CTACTGGGACAAGCCCGTGCTCGACGCACGCCCGGTCGAAGGCCCATTTGAATTCCACGGGATCGAGATCACCCCTCTCACCGTCCTGCATGGCAAATGGCCGATCTACGGTTACCGTATCGGCAATTTCGCCTACATCACCGATGTCTCCGAGATACCCTCCGAGACCTGGCCGCAGCTGCGCGGCCTCGACGTGCTATTCCTCGACTGTCTGCGCCGCGTGCCCCACCCTACGCACTTCGGCTTCGATCAGGCGGTCGATCACGCAAAACGCATTGGCGCAAGCCTTACCTACCTGATCCACATGACCCATGAGCTGGAATATTCAGCCATGTCGGCCGCCCTGCCGGACAGCATCCGCGTGGGCTACGACGGTCTGCGGGTCACCCTCTGACGAACGGCACACCGCCCACGACGGGCTAGGCCCGGCTCGCGCCCAGGCGCGACCGGGAAGCCCGCGTGTTCGTCCACGACACAACAGCCTAAGCTAATGTCGCCTTTTCGATTGGTCGACATCAGTCCAACGCATATAATGACCAACGATTGCTGCAATGCAACATTGGGAGAGCACATTGTGAGCACCAACGCTGATTCATCTCTACACCGCATCGTCATCGTCGGCGGCGGCGCCGGCGGGCTGGAACTGGCTGTCCGCCTCGGCGACAAGCTGGGCCAGAAAAAGAAGGCGCAGATCACCCTGGTCGATGCCGCCCGCACCCACCTGTGGAAGCCGCTATTACACCAGGTAGCCGCCGGTACCATGGACAGCCACGCCGACGAGCTCGAATATCTCGCACTCGCGCGCTGGCACAGCTTCACCTTCCGCCTCGGCCGCATGGACGGCCTCGATCGGGCCAGGAAGGAAATCTCGATCGCGCCCACGCTCGACGAGAACGGCGAGGAGCTGCTGCCGGGCCAGACCCTGCCCTACGACACGCTGGTGATGGCCATCGGCAGCCAGACCAACGACTTCGGCACGCCCGGCGCGCAGGACAACTCGATCATGCTGGACTCCTCGGCCGCCGCCGAGCGCTTCCACCAGAAGCTGATCAACGCCTGCATCCGCGCCCAGGCCACGCAGAAGGCCATGGGCGAAGGCCGTTTCACTGTCACCATCATCGGCGGCGGTGCCACGGGGGTCGAGCTATCGGCCGAGCTGCACATGACGACGAAGATCCTGACGAGCTATGGTCTGACCAATATCCACCCGGAGAAAGACCTCAAGATCGTCATCGTCGATGCCTCGCCGCGCCTGCTGCCGGCATTGCCCGAGCGCATCTCGTCGGCCGTGGCGCTGGAATTGCGCAAGATCGGCGTGGAGATCCATACCAACGAGAAGGTGGTCGAGGTCTCCCGGCAAGGCGTGCAGATGGCCAGCGGCAAGTTCATCCCGAGCGGGCTGGTGGTGTGGGCCGCGGGCATCAAGGCACCGGATTTCCTCAAGGAGATCGACGGCCTGGAAACCAACCGCATGAACCAGCTGGTGGTGCACCGCACCCTGCAGACCACGCGCGACCCGACGATCTTCGCCATGGGCGACTGCGCCGCCTGCCCGCAGGGGGAAGGCAAGCCTTTCGTGCCACCGCGCGCGCAATCGGCACACCAGCAGGCCACTATGATGGCGAAAACCATCACCAACCTGCTGGCCGGCAAGGCCCTGCCCGAGTTCACCTACCAGGATTACGGTTCGCTCGTCTCGCTCGGCGAATACAGCACGGTCGGCGCCCTGATGGGCGGGCTCACCCGCGGCAGCCTGTTCGTCGAGGGCCTGTTCGCCAAGCTGATGTACTGGTCGCTGCACAAGAAGCACCAGGTGGCGATCAACGGCTGGTTCCGCACCTGGCTGTCGACCTGGGTCGAGACCATCGCCCGCGTGCGCGACCCGCGCATCAAGCTGCACTGACACCCGCCGCCAGCAGCATGAAGGCCACCCCAAGGGGTGGCCTTCTGTTCATCCGGGCCAGGGCAACGCTCGCGCGTCACCGGCCAGGCTGCCGCCTGTCGTAAGGACGGCTACCCCAGGCGCTCCGGCCCCCTGCAGCGCCATCAGGCCAGCCCACCTGCCACGGAGCGAAAGCCTGGCTCAGGCCCGCGCCCAATCGCTGATGGCGCAGATATCGGCGGGTGTCGTGCGGCAGCATCCGCCGATCAAGGTCGCGCCCGCCGCCTGCCATGTCCGTGCGGCCGCGGCAAACGTCTCGGGCTCGGCCGTGCCCGACCATTGCTTGCTGGCCGGGTCGTATTGCTCACCGGAGTTGGGATAGGCGAGCAAGGGCTTGGACGTCGCCGGGCGGGCCGCCTGCAGCAGCGCTGCGGCATGGCGCGGCGAGGTGCAGTTGAGGCCAATGGCGGCGATCTGTGGGAAGGCATCGAGCTCGGCCACGCTCTCGGCAAATTCGTCGCCCTCGCAGATATGGGCATCGTCGCAGCAGGAAAAGCTCAGCCATGCGCAGGCCCCGGGGAATTCGCTCGCCAGCAGCCTGGCAATCGCCCTTGCCTCGACCCGGCTGGGAATGGTTTCGCAGGCCAGGCAATCCGCCCCGGCCGCCAGTAGCACGCGGATGCGTTCACGGTGGAAAGCCATCAGCTCGTCTTCGCTCAGCCCATATTGCCCACGGTATTCGGCACCGTTGGCCAGCATCGCGCCATACGGCCCGACCGACGCCGCCACCAGCGGCTGCGCCCGGCCCCGTTCGCCGGCATGCGCCGCCCAGAACGCATCGCGCGCGGCCACCGCCAGCTCGACCGAGCGGCGCATCAGCACGGCCGACTGTACCGCGTCAAAGCCACGCCTGGCGAAGCCCTCAAATGTTGCCTGGTAGCTTGCCGTGGTCGCCACGTCAGCGCCGGCCAGGAAATAGTCGTGGTGCCCCTGCTGGATCAGCGCGGGCTGCTCGATCAGCACCCTGGCCGACCACAGCGGGTCAGCCAGATCGGCGCCGCGTTTTTCGAGCTCGGTCGCCAGCGCGCCGTCGAGAATCAGCACGGGCTGGCGGGCAAGAATTGCGGAAATGGGATTGGACATGGCAGCAGCCCGACACAGCGATCTGACTAGTGTAACCCAGCCCGGCTCAGCGTACGCGGGCGCGGGACAGCCGCAGACGGGCAACAAAAAGGCGGCCATCCGGCCGCCCTGCCGTGATTTGCCTGTACCGTCGCCGGCAGCAGGCTCGGCTCAGCGCGCCAGCTTGCCCGGGATGCGCGGCGTAGCGACGTTCACATCGCCGCATTGGGCGCGGTGGCGCAAGGCATGGTCGATCAGCACCAGCGCCAGCATCGCCTCGGCAATCGGTGTAGCGCGGATGCCGACGCAAGGATCGTGGCGGCCCGTGGTCTGCATCATCACCGAGTTGCCGGCCTTGTCGATCGAGCGGCGCTCCTGCGGGATGCTGGAAGTCGGCTTGACGGCGAGGCTGACCGTGATGTCCTGGCCGGTGGAGATGCCGCCCAGCACACCGCCTGCATGGTTGCTGGCGAAGCCCTCGGGCGTCAGCTCGTCGCAGTGCTCCGAGCCGCGCTGGGCGATGCTGGCAAAGCCCACGCCGATCTCCACGCCCTTGACGGCATTGATGTTCATCATCGCGTAGGCGATATCGGCGTCGAGACGGTCGTACACCGGCTCACCCCAGCCCACCGGCACGTTCTCGGCGACGACCTCGATGCGCGCGCCGATCGAATCGCGCGCGGCGCGGATCTCGTCCATATAGCTTTCGAGCTGCGGCACGACATCGTTGTTCGGTGCGAAGAACGGGTTGGTCGGCACATCGTCCCAGCTCTTGAACGGCACCTGCACGGTGCCGACCTGGCTCATGTAGCCACGGATGACGACGCCGTACTTCTCCTTGAGCCACTTCTTGGCGATGGCGCCGGCGGCCACGCGCACGGCGGTTTCACGCGCACTGGAACGGCCACCACCGCGGTAATCGCGGATGCCGTACTTGTGCCAGTAGGTGTAGTCGGCATGGCCGGGGCGGAAGGTCTCGGCGATCTTGCCGTAGTCCTGGCTGCGCTGGTCAGTGTTGCGGATCAGGAGCGCGATCGGCGTGCCGGTGGTCTTGCCTTCGAACACGCCGGAGAGGATCTCGACCTTGTCCTCTTCCTTGCGCTGGGTGACATGGCGCGAGGTACCGGGCTTGCGGCGGTCGAGTTCGAGCTGGATGTCGGCCTCGCTGATCGCCAGCCCCGGCGGGCAACCGTCGACAATGCAGCCGATGCCCGGCCCGTGGCTTTCGCCGAAACTGGTGACGGTGAACAACAAGCCCAGGGTATTGCCCGACATACCGATTCTCCTGCTGAGGCCGTCACGGCTGCCCGTGACGGTCCGAAAATCCCGAAAAGACCGCGATTTTACCACAGCATGACAGGCGCTCCGGGCCGCGATCACATGGCGGCCAGGCGGGCCGGTGGTGACAAGATATGGTCGGATTGAGCCATGCGCTGCGAGGTATAGCGTCCATCGCTATATCAAATGACTGTTGAAATAGCTTTTTTGCATGAGGATAGAAGCAATTCGTCTAGCAAATGTTTGTTGCAGCGCAAACACAATGAATTGACAGCAGGTATAATTCCACCACTTTTTCCCGCATGATCATTCGGTTGGATTTATGTCGAACTTTGCTCAAGAACGCGTACTCAGCGTACACCACTGGAACGATACCCTGTTCAGCTTCAAGACCACGCGCGACCCCGGCTTGCGCTTCCGCAACGGCCAGTTCGTGATGATTGGTCTGCAGGTCGAAGGCCGCCCGCTGATGCGCGCCTACAGCATCGCCAGCGCAAATCATGAAGAAGAACTCGAGTTCTTCAGCATCAAGGTGCAGAACGGCCCGCTCACCTCGCGCCTGCAACACCTGAAGGAAGGCGACGAGATCATGGTGAGCCGCAAGCCCACCGGCACGCTCGTGCTCGACGACCTGCTGCCCGGCAAGCACCTCTACCTGTTCGGTACCGGCACCGGCCTGGCACCGTTCATGAGCCTGATCAAGGATCCGGAAGCCTACGAGCGCTTCGACAAGATCATCCTGTTCCACGGCGTGCGCACCGTCAGCGAGCTCGCCTACCAGGACTACATCACCAAGGAACTGGCAAACGACGAGTTCTTCGGCGAGATGATCCGCGACAAGCTGATCTACTACCCGACCGTGACACGCGAGCCGTTCCGCAACCAGGGCCGCCTGACCGATCTCGTCGAATCGGGCAAGCTGTTCACCGACATCGGCCTGCCGCCGCTGAACCCGGAAACCGACCGCGCCATGCTGTGCGGCAGCCCGGCCATGCTGAAGGACACCTGCGACCTGCTCGATGCACGTGGCTTCAAGGTATCGCCGCGCATCGGCGAGCCGGGCGACTACGTGATCGAACGCGCCTTCGTCGAGAAATAAGACGAGCGTATCCGCTCAGTGACGAAAAGCCGAGGTCAGCCTCGGCTTTTTTGTTGACCGCACCTTTATTGCCCGCATCGCGAAAAAAGGCCGGGACAAACCCGGCCTCAAATCTTTGCCCTGCTTCAGGGCATCGCAACCCAGCACCACAGGATCGTGCTCGCGTGGCAGGTCCCGAGGTGCCCTGCCCTACTGGATCATGCCCAGTGCCTGCGGCAGCCACAGCGACAGCTGCGGTACATAGGTCACCAGGCCGAGGAAGGCCAGCATGGTGAGCAACCACGGCCAGACCGCCACGGTCAGCTCGGTGATGCCCATCTTGGTGATGCCGGAGGCGACGTACAGGTTCAGCCCGACCGGCGGGTGGCACATGCCGACTTCCATGTTCACCGTGATCAGGATGCCGAAGTGCACCGGATTGATGCCCAGCTTCTGCGCCACCGGGAACAGGATCGGCGCCATGATCAGCACGATGCTCGACGGCTCCATCACGTTACCAGCGAGCAGCAGCAGGACGTTGACCGCCAGCAGGAAGGAAATCGGTCCGAGCCCCATGCTCAACAGCCAGTCGGCCATCGCCTGCGGGATGTTCTCGTGCGTCATCAGGAAGGAGAACAGCACGGCATTGGTGATGATGTAGAGCAGCATCGCCGACATCGAGGCCGAATCGAGCAGCACCTTGGGGATGCGCTTGAGCGGCATGTCGCGGTACACGAACACGGCGATGATGAAGGCGTAGACCGCAGCCATCGCGGCAGCCTCGGTCGGCGTGAAGATGCCGGTGTAGATGCCGCCCATCACGATGACGATCAGCAACAGTCCCCATACCGACTTGCGGAAGGCCAGCCAGCGCTCACCCCAGCTCGCCCGGGCCATGCGCGGGTAGTTGAAGCGGCGGGCACGCCACCAGGTGGTGAAGCCGAGAAAGCTTGCCAGCAGCAGGCCGGGAATCACGCCGGCCATGAACAAGGCGCCGACCGAGGTGTTGGTCGCCACCGAGTACATGACCATCACGATCGATGGCGGGATCAGAATACCCAGGGCCCCAGAGGTGGTGATCACCCCCGCGCCGAAGCCCTTGGGGAAGCCCTGTTTCACCATCGCGGGCAGGATGATCGAGCCAATCGCCACCACGGTGGCCGGGCTGGAGCCCGATACCGCGGCGAACAGGGCGCAGGCCATCACCCCGGCGAGCGCCAGGCCACCGTGCCAGTGGCCGACCATGCTGGTGGCGAAATTGATCATGCGCCGCGCCACACCGCCGTGGGTCAGGAAATTGCCGGCGAGGATGAAGAACGGGATCGCCATGATCTCGAATTTCTCGATGCCGGTGAACAGCTTGAGCGCCACCGATTCGATCGGCACCTGGGTCATGGTGAACAGGAAGGTCAACACGGTCAGGCCCAGCGCGATCGAGATCGGCATGCCGGTGAGCATCAGCGCCAGCAGCAGGCAGAAGATCAGTGCGACCTTGCCGCCGGCCACGGCGAGCACGGCCAGCGCCGCGAGAATCGCCAGCGGCACCTTGATCGACAAGGGCTTGGCCGGAACGGGAATGGCGTCGGTGCTCATGCCGCTTGTCCTTTCAGTTCTTCGTCGAGGCCCTCGACATGCGCATGGTCATGCTTGGGCAGCTCGCCGGTGCGGAGGAAGGTCCAGGCCACCTGCAGGAAGCGGAAGCACATCAGGTAGGAGCCGCACGGGATCGCGAGATAGACCCACCACATGGGGATTTCCATGTCCGGCGAGGTCTGGTCGGTGTGGCCGATCTCCCAGACAAAGGTCGCGCCCAGGGTGCCGACGGTGCCGGTGAACAGCGCGCCGGCCAGCAGGCCGATCAACACGAACAGCTTGCGGTTTCGTTCGTCGAGCCGGTTGATCAGCACATCGACGCCGACGTGGATGCCGGTACGCACCCCGTAGGCTGCGCCGAACTTGGCCATCCACACGAACATGTAGATGCACAGCTCCTGCGCCCAGGACAGATTGGTGGTGAGCAGCCAGTCCTGCAGCGGCGTATTCATGCTTGACAGGTAGCGGTGCACCACCGCCACGAAGATCAGCAACGTGGCTGCACCCATCAGGGTGCCGATCAGCCACTCTTCGAGGTGATCGAGAAATTTCATGGCGTTTGCCTCATGCGGGGGCCAGGACGGCCCCCGGGGAAAAGAGCGCAACGGTAGCGCAGGCAAGCCCCGCCCCGTCGCCGGAACGCGGCCAGCCCGCGCAGCCAGCCTGCGGGGCCAGCATGCGAGATGGCCTGGCGGGCTGGCCCGTCAGTTCGGATTGAAGCCGGTTTCCTTGTAGATGGCCTGGATCAGGTCGCGGCCGATGCGCTCTTCCATCTGGCGGTGAACCGGGATCATCGCCTTGCGCAGCGCCTTCTTCTCGTCCGCCGAGAGCGTCAGTATCTGCGTCTTGCCGGACTTGCGGACGTTTTCGAGGTCGGCATCGTTCTCGCTCTTGGCGATATCGTTGGCGTACTTGGTCGCATCCTTCATCGCGCCTTCGAGCTGGGTGCGTACATCGGCCGGCAGGTTTTCCCAGAACTTCTTGTTCACGATCACGGCATAGCCAAGGTAGCCATGCTCGGACACGGTCAGGTATTTCTGCACCTCGTGCATCTTCTGCGTATAGAAGTTCGAGTTCGGGTTCTCGGTGCCGTCAACCACGCCGGTCTGCAGGGCCTGGTACACCTCGGAGAACGCCATCACCTGCGGGTTGGCGCCGAGCGAGCGCATTTCCGCATCGAGCACCTTGGAGGACTGGATCCTCATCTTCAGGCCGCGAAAATCTGCCGGGCTCTTGAGCGGCTTGTTGGCGCTGAAATTCTTGAAGCCGTTATCCCAGAACGACAGGCCCTTGATGCCCTTGCTGTCGAGCCTGGCCAGCAGGCTGGCGCCGATCGGGCCCTGCGTCACCTTGTGCAGCTCGGCATAGTTGTCGAAGATGTAAGGCAGATCGAACACCTCGAACTCCTTCGCCCCGAGCGGCCCGAACTTGGCAAGCGAGGGCGCCAGCATCTGCACCGCGCCGAGCTGCAGCGCTTCCATCTCTTCCTTATCCTTGTACAGCTGGCTGTTGGGGTAGACCTCGACCTTCACGCGTCCCTTGGTGCGCTCTTCCGCGAGCTTCTTGAAATATTCGGCCGCCTTGCCCTTGGGTGTGTCCTGGGCCACCACATGGCTGAATTTGATGATGATGGGGTCAGCGGCAAAAGCCAGGCCGGAGAACGCGAGCGCAACGGCGCCGAGCAGCAGGGAACGACGGTTCATGGTGGGGGTCTCCTCGTTGGAACGGCTGTTATGATCGGGATTCTGGTGGGCCTAGAGTCGCAGCTCAATTGTGGTAACACGCATTGTGGTTTTCCACAGGCTGGCGGGGGCGGCCCCTGTTTTACTACGATGTAGACCATGAGCCCGCCGCGCTACTCCTTCTTCTCGCCACGCCAAGGGCATTGGCTCTGGTTCTGGCCGCGCATCGCGCTGGTGTTGTTCATCGCCGCCGTGTCGGGCCTGCTCTGGTATTCCGCCCGCGAGGAGCGCGAAGCGCAGCGCATCGTGTTGATCAACGACGTGCTGTGGGCCGAGCAGAATCTGCAATTCCAGTTCGACCAGACCGAAGAACGGCTGCGCGGCATTGCCTCGGCCGACCAGGAGCGCGCGCTCACCGAGAGCGATTTCCGCGGCCGCCTCAATCTGCTGATGAGCGGCAACCCGAGCGTCATCGGCGCCCAGGTCTACGGTGCCGACGGCCACCTGCGCTTTGCCTCGGGCGCAAGCCTGGGTGCCGATACGGCAGCGCTGGCGGCGACGATCGAGCTGGCCCATGCCACGGGGCGCCCCACCTATTCCACCCTATTCTGGATAGGCCACGAGGCCTGCGTCGTCGCCACCGTGCCGGTCGGCGATGAAATCGCCGTGGCCCTGATCTCGCTGCCGCGGCTGGTGGCCCAGCAGGTGCCCTGGTGGTTCGCCACCAAATACCGGTTGACGCTCAGCGACGCCGACGGCGTGGTGCTGGCCAGTAAATCCCGCGTCGAGGCCGGCACCGAGGGCCTCTCCTACCAGCTGGCGTTCGACCCGCCCGGGCATGGCTTGCTGCTCAGGGTCACCGCCTACGATACCGGCAGCAGCGTGATGCAGAAGCTGCTGATCGTATCCGTCGTAGCGCTGGCGCTGGCGGTGCTGTTCAGCTGGTGGCGCTTGCGGCGCCACATCCAGGGCCGGCTGGCGGCCGAGGCGGCGCTCCGCGAGGAGCACGCCTTCCGCAAGGCGATGGAAGACTCGCTGTCGGTCGGCATGCGCGCGCGCGACATGGAGGGGCGCATCGTCTACGTCAATCCGGCCTTCTGCAAGATGGTCGGCTACCGCCAGGAGGAGCTGATCGGCATGCTCCCGCCCTACCCCTACTGGGACCCGGACGCGCTCGAACGCCACAAGCACCAGAATGCCGCCGTGCTGTCCGGCCTGGCGCCGCTGACCGGCTTCGAATCGCGCATCCGCCACCGCGACGGCCACTACGTCGACACCATGATCTACACCACGCCGCTGATCGATGCCCACGGCAGGCAACGCGGCTGGATGAGCTCGGTGCTCGACATCACCGAACGCAAGCGCAGCGAGCACTTCACCCGCCAGCAGGAAGAAAAGCTGCAGCAGACGGCGCGCCTGACCTCGATGGGCGAGATGGCCTCGACCCTCGCCCACGAGCTCAACCAGCCGCTGATGGCGATGTCGAGCTACGCCAGCGCCGCCAAGCAGCTGGCCAACAACGGCGAACAGCGCGAGCTGCTGGTCGGCACGCTGGACAAGATCGCCGACCAGGCCCACCGCGCCGCGCAGATCGTGCGCCGCATCCGCGAATTCGTCCGCCGCCGCACGCCGCACCACGAGCCCTGCGACCTCAATGCGCTGATCGACGATGCCGTCGGTCTGATCGAGGCCGATGCCCGCGCCCGCGGCATGCGCATCACCAGCGAGCTGGACCGCAGCCTGCCGGCGATCCAGGCCGACCCCATTCTGCTCGAGCAGGTGCTGATCAACCTGATCCGCAACGGCATGGATGCCTGCGCCAACCAGCCCGCCGCGCGCCGCAGCATCGAGATCCGCAGCCGGCGCGACGGCGACATGGTGCAGGTCAGCGTCGCCGACACCGGCCAGGGCATCGGCGACGATGTCGTCGAGCACCTGTTCGAAGCCTTCTACACCACCAAGAGCCTGGGCATGGGCCTCGGGCTCAGCATCTGCCGTTCGGTGGTCGAGAACCACCACGGCCGGCTCTGGTTCGAGCCGCGCGACGGCGGCGGCACGATCTTCCACTTCACCCTGCCCGTCACCACGAGCGAGACCACGCCATGAGCACCGACCTCAAATCCGTCTACATCGTCGACGACGACACCGCCGTGCGCGACGCCATCGGCCTATTGCTGCTGTCGCACGGCTACACCGTGCGCGTGTTCGAATCGGGCGAGGCCTTCCTCGCCGCGCTCGAGCCCGGCTGGGAAGGCTGCGTGGTGCTCGATGTGCGCATGGAAGGCATGAGCGGGCTCGATGTCTTCGACGCGCTGCGCCAGCGCGCCAGTGAGCTGCTCGCCGTCTTCCTCTCCGGCCACGGTGACATCGCGATGGCCGTCGGCGCCGTCAAGCAGGGCGCTTTCGACTTCCTCGAAAAACCCTGCCGCGACCAGGTGCTGCTCGACAAGATCAACGACGCTCTCGCCGTCGCCAGCGCCCGCCGCCAGTCACGCGGCAGCCACGAGGCCGTCCACGCCCGCCTGGCCAAGCTCTCCCCGCGCGAACGCGAAGTCATGGA
This window harbors:
- a CDS encoding MBL fold metallo-hydrolase translates to MEVLILGSGSSAGTPVIGCQCGTCTSDNPRNRRSRASALVTVNGRTLLIDTGPDLRQQALREGIGRVDAVLYTHPHADHLNGIDDLRAFCFHQRAAIPIYGNPFTLADIQNRFSYCFFPPSNYWDKPVLDARPVEGPFEFHGIEITPLTVLHGKWPIYGYRIGNFAYITDVSEIPSETWPQLRGLDVLFLDCLRRVPHPTHFGFDQAVDHAKRIGASLTYLIHMTHELEYSAMSAALPDSIRVGYDGLRVTL
- a CDS encoding NAD(P)/FAD-dependent oxidoreductase, which produces MSTNADSSLHRIVIVGGGAGGLELAVRLGDKLGQKKKAQITLVDAARTHLWKPLLHQVAAGTMDSHADELEYLALARWHSFTFRLGRMDGLDRARKEISIAPTLDENGEELLPGQTLPYDTLVMAIGSQTNDFGTPGAQDNSIMLDSSAAAERFHQKLINACIRAQATQKAMGEGRFTVTIIGGGATGVELSAELHMTTKILTSYGLTNIHPEKDLKIVIVDASPRLLPALPERISSAVALELRKIGVEIHTNEKVVEVSRQGVQMASGKFIPSGLVVWAAGIKAPDFLKEIDGLETNRMNQLVVHRTLQTTRDPTIFAMGDCAACPQGEGKPFVPPRAQSAHQQATMMAKTITNLLAGKALPEFTYQDYGSLVSLGEYSTVGALMGGLTRGSLFVEGLFAKLMYWSLHKKHQVAINGWFRTWLSTWVETIARVRDPRIKLH
- the mmuM gene encoding homocysteine S-methyltransferase, whose amino-acid sequence is MSNPISAILARQPVLILDGALATELEKRGADLADPLWSARVLIEQPALIQQGHHDYFLAGADVATTASYQATFEGFARRGFDAVQSAVLMRRSVELAVAARDAFWAAHAGERGRAQPLVAASVGPYGAMLANGAEYRGQYGLSEDELMAFHRERIRVLLAAGADCLACETIPSRVEARAIARLLASEFPGACAWLSFSCCDDAHICEGDEFAESVAELDAFPQIAAIGLNCTSPRHAAALLQAARPATSKPLLAYPNSGEQYDPASKQWSGTAEPETFAAAARTWQAAGATLIGGCCRTTPADICAISDWARA
- the aroC gene encoding chorismate synthase, yielding MSGNTLGLLFTVTSFGESHGPGIGCIVDGCPPGLAISEADIQLELDRRKPGTSRHVTQRKEEDKVEILSGVFEGKTTGTPIALLIRNTDQRSQDYGKIAETFRPGHADYTYWHKYGIRDYRGGGRSSARETAVRVAAGAIAKKWLKEKYGVVIRGYMSQVGTVQVPFKSWDDVPTNPFFAPNNDVVPQLESYMDEIRAARDSIGARIEVVAENVPVGWGEPVYDRLDADIAYAMMNINAVKGVEIGVGFASIAQRGSEHCDELTPEGFASNHAGGVLGGISTGQDITVSLAVKPTSSIPQERRSIDKAGNSVMMQTTGRHDPCVGIRATPIAEAMLALVLIDHALRHRAQCGDVNVATPRIPGKLAR
- a CDS encoding ferredoxin--NADP reductase, which translates into the protein MSNFAQERVLSVHHWNDTLFSFKTTRDPGLRFRNGQFVMIGLQVEGRPLMRAYSIASANHEEELEFFSIKVQNGPLTSRLQHLKEGDEIMVSRKPTGTLVLDDLLPGKHLYLFGTGTGLAPFMSLIKDPEAYERFDKIILFHGVRTVSELAYQDYITKELANDEFFGEMIRDKLIYYPTVTREPFRNQGRLTDLVESGKLFTDIGLPPLNPETDRAMLCGSPAMLKDTCDLLDARGFKVSPRIGEPGDYVIERAFVEK
- a CDS encoding TRAP transporter large permease → MSTDAIPVPAKPLSIKVPLAILAALAVLAVAGGKVALIFCLLLALMLTGMPISIALGLTVLTFLFTMTQVPIESVALKLFTGIEKFEIMAIPFFILAGNFLTHGGVARRMINFATSMVGHWHGGLALAGVMACALFAAVSGSSPATVVAIGSIILPAMVKQGFPKGFGAGVITTSGALGILIPPSIVMVMYSVATNTSVGALFMAGVIPGLLLASFLGFTTWWRARRFNYPRMARASWGERWLAFRKSVWGLLLIVIVMGGIYTGIFTPTEAAAMAAVYAFIIAVFVYRDMPLKRIPKVLLDSASMSAMLLYIITNAVLFSFLMTHENIPQAMADWLLSMGLGPISFLLAVNVLLLLAGNVMEPSSIVLIMAPILFPVAQKLGINPVHFGILITVNMEVGMCHPPVGLNLYVASGITKMGITELTVAVWPWLLTMLAFLGLVTYVPQLSLWLPQALGMIQ
- a CDS encoding TRAP transporter small permease, translating into MKFLDHLEEWLIGTLMGAATLLIFVAVVHRYLSSMNTPLQDWLLTTNLSWAQELCIYMFVWMAKFGAAYGVRTGIHVGVDVLINRLDERNRKLFVLIGLLAGALFTGTVGTLGATFVWEIGHTDQTSPDMEIPMWWVYLAIPCGSYLMCFRFLQVAWTFLRTGELPKHDHAHVEGLDEELKGQAA
- a CDS encoding TRAP transporter substrate-binding protein, translating into MNRRSLLLGAVALAFSGLAFAADPIIIKFSHVVAQDTPKGKAAEYFKKLAEERTKGRVKVEVYPNSQLYKDKEEMEALQLGAVQMLAPSLAKFGPLGAKEFEVFDLPYIFDNYAELHKVTQGPIGASLLARLDSKGIKGLSFWDNGFKNFSANKPLKSPADFRGLKMRIQSSKVLDAEMRSLGANPQVMAFSEVYQALQTGVVDGTENPNSNFYTQKMHEVQKYLTVSEHGYLGYAVIVNKKFWENLPADVRTQLEGAMKDATKYANDIAKSENDADLENVRKSGKTQILTLSADEKKALRKAMIPVHRQMEERIGRDLIQAIYKETGFNPN
- a CDS encoding nitrogen regulation protein NR(II), translating into MSPPRYSFFSPRQGHWLWFWPRIALVLFIAAVSGLLWYSAREEREAQRIVLINDVLWAEQNLQFQFDQTEERLRGIASADQERALTESDFRGRLNLLMSGNPSVIGAQVYGADGHLRFASGASLGADTAALAATIELAHATGRPTYSTLFWIGHEACVVATVPVGDEIAVALISLPRLVAQQVPWWFATKYRLTLSDADGVVLASKSRVEAGTEGLSYQLAFDPPGHGLLLRVTAYDTGSSVMQKLLIVSVVALALAVLFSWWRLRRHIQGRLAAEAALREEHAFRKAMEDSLSVGMRARDMEGRIVYVNPAFCKMVGYRQEELIGMLPPYPYWDPDALERHKHQNAAVLSGLAPLTGFESRIRHRDGHYVDTMIYTTPLIDAHGRQRGWMSSVLDITERKRSEHFTRQQEEKLQQTARLTSMGEMASTLAHELNQPLMAMSSYASAAKQLANNGEQRELLVGTLDKIADQAHRAAQIVRRIREFVRRRTPHHEPCDLNALIDDAVGLIEADARARGMRITSELDRSLPAIQADPILLEQVLINLIRNGMDACANQPAARRSIEIRSRRDGDMVQVSVADTGQGIGDDVVEHLFEAFYTTKSLGMGLGLSICRSVVENHHGRLWFEPRDGGGTIFHFTLPVTTSETTP
- a CDS encoding response regulator transcription factor, whose protein sequence is MSTDLKSVYIVDDDTAVRDAIGLLLLSHGYTVRVFESGEAFLAALEPGWEGCVVLDVRMEGMSGLDVFDALRQRASELLAVFLSGHGDIAMAVGAVKQGAFDFLEKPCRDQVLLDKINDALAVASARRQSRGSHEAVHARLAKLSPREREVMERVLAGKLNKVIADELNITMRTVEVHRANVFAKMGVRSAVELAQLLAGRE